Proteins encoded in a region of the Phoenix dactylifera cultivar Barhee BC4 chromosome 3, palm_55x_up_171113_PBpolish2nd_filt_p, whole genome shotgun sequence genome:
- the LOC103705999 gene encoding zinc finger protein ZAT11-like gives MKRLRTEEEGETDTMKTANLLLSLSCGGNKPEKIRRRTKTEDGVFECKTCSRRFSSFQALGGHRTSHKQPRLQGLGFAPTKGSTLKTNVHQCSICGQRFSMGQALGGHMRRHKPPSEAFPEKKAGVEKSMPDLNVLPLEDDCSREGSHGVLLELFV, from the coding sequence ATGAAGCGCTTGAGAAcagaagaggagggagagacgGATACCATGAAGACAGCCAATCTCTTGTTATCGCTCTCTTGTGGAGGTAATAAGCCTGAGAAGATCCGTAGGAGGACAAAGACGGAGGATGGTGTGTTCGAGTGCAAGACGTGCAGTCGCCGGTTTTCGTCGTTCCAGGCACTCGGAGGCCATCGGACGAGCCACAAGCAGCCGAGACTCCAAGGCCTGGGGTTTGCTCCGACGAAGGGCTCGACGTTGAAGACAAACGTCCACCAGTGTTCCATCTGCGGCCAGAGGTTCTCCATGGGCCAGGCTCTGGGCGGTCACATGCGGCGGCATAAGCCCCCGAGCGAGGCTTTTCCAGAGAAGAAAGCTGGTGTGGAGAAATCCATGCCGGACCTGAACGTGCTTCCTTTGGAGGATGATTGCTCGAGAGAAGGTTCTCATGGCGTCTTGCTCGAGTTATTCGTGTAG
- the LOC103705940 gene encoding myb-related protein MYBAS2 isoform X1 encodes MVTVKEETRKGPWTEKEDLQLVCFVGLLGERRWDFIAKVSGLNRTGKSCRLRWVNYLHPGLKRGRMTHQEERLILELHSRWGNRWSRIARKLPGRTDNEIKNYWRTHMRKKAQERKRNALSPSSSSSSLTYNSPSRSEPPAEEAGLEQHELNSASGCCCVTTGFVVEEEGAKGWYSMDQIWNEIATSEAVSGLSFEGCKNEVCDTSWPPMPSPMWEYSPESLWKIDEEEFKMFPSVHDLLVPNYHHS; translated from the exons ATGGTGACGGTGAAAGAAGAGACCCGAAAGGGCCCGTGGACGGAGAAGGAGGACCTGCAACTGGTATGCTTTGTGGGCTTACTCGGGGAACGTCGTTGGGATTTCATAGCCAAAGTCTCAG GTCTCAACAGAACAGGCAAGAGTTGCAGGTTACGCTGGGTTAATTACCTGCACCCCGGTCTCAAGCGCGGCCGCATGACGCATCAGGAAGAGCGCCTCATCCTCGAGCTCCATTCGCGCTGGGGAAATAG GTGGTCTCGCATAGCTCGAAAGCTCCCGGGGCGCACCGATAATGAGATCAAGAACTACTGGAGGACTCATATGAGGAAGAAGGCCCAAGAGCGAAAGAGAAACGCTCTCTCTCCGTCATCATCTTCGTCATCTCTGACCTATAATTCGCCCTCTCGAAGCGAACCCCCAGCGGAGGAGGCTGGGTTGGAACAGCACGAGCTTAATAGCGCCAGTGGTTGCTGCTGCGTAACTACAGGGTTTGTGGTGGAGGAGGAAGGTGCGAAGGGGTGGTACTCCATGGATCAGATTTGGAATGAGATTGCAACCTCTGAAGCAGTCAGCGGGCTGAGCTTTGAGGGATGTAAGAATGAAGTCTGCGATACTTCCTGGCCTCCGATGCCCTCCCCTATGTGGGAATATAGCCCTGAATCACTCTGGAAGATAGATGAGGAAGAGTTCAAGATGTTTCCTTCTGTTCATGACCTATTGGTCCCTAACTACCATCACAGTTGA
- the LOC103705941 gene encoding protein ALP1-like isoform X2: protein MAKTTNFTFTDGKILSVDDQVAVALRRLGSGESLLNIGTSFGMNHSTVSQVTWRFVESMEERGLHHLRWPNSEEMEVIKSRFEKVRGLPNCCGAIDTTHIMMCLPSVDSSNKVWIDYEKNYSMVLQAIVDPEMRFRDIVTGWPGSMNELLVLYSSGFYKLCEKGARLNGKKMELSEGSEVSEYIIGDAGFPLHPWLLTPYQGKDLSDSKIEFNKRHSATRMVAQRALARLKDMWKIVQGEMWRPDKHRLPRIILVCCLLHNIVIDLEDEVTDEMPLSHHHDTRYKQRYCDAGDKFGVELRDKLTQYLSGRLPT from the coding sequence ATGGCAAAGACAACTAACTTCACATTCACAGATGGAAAGATCCTGTCTGTGGATGATCAAGTAGCTGTTGCTCTAAGAAGGTTGGGTTCTGGTGAGTCGCTACTGAATATAGGAACAtcctttgggatgaaccatTCGACTGTCTCTCAAGTGACCTGGCGATTTGTGGAGTCTATGGAAGAGAGAGGACTTCACCACCTCCGATGGCCCAATTCTGAAGAGATGGAAGTTATAAAGTCCAGGTTTGAGAAAGTCCGGGGTCTGCCTAACTGCTGTGGTGCCATTGACACCACCCACATCATGATGTGCCTGCCTTCTGTGGACTCCTCcaacaaagtgtggattgatTATGAGAAGAATTACAGCATGGTCCTGCAGGCCATTGTGGACCCTGAGATGAGGTTCCGGGACATTGTCACTGGCTGGCCCGGTAGCATGAATGAGTTACTCGTGCTTTACAGCTCAGGATTCTACAAATTGTGTGAAAAAGGCGCAAGGCTGAATGGAAAAAAGATGGAGCTTTCAGAAGGTTCAGAGGTGAGTGAGTATATAATTGGAGATGCCGGCTTCCCCCTCCATCCCTGGCTTCTTACTCCTTACCAAGGGAAGGACCTTTCAGATTCCAAAATTGAGTTCAACAAGCGACACTCTGCAACCAGAATGGTGGCACAGAGGGCATTGGCAAGACTGAAGGATATGTGGAAGATTGTTCAGGGGGAAATGTGGCGACCTGATAAGCATAGACTGCCAAGAATTATTCTCGTTTGTTGCTTGCTTCACAACATAGTCATAGACTTGGAAGATGAAGTGACGGATGAGATGCCGTTGTCTCACCACCATGACACCCGTTACAAGCAGCGATATTGTGATGCGGGGGACaagtttggagttgaactgagGGATAAGTTAACTCAATACTTGTCTGGTAGATTGCCGACCTGA
- the LOC103705998 gene encoding protein UPSTREAM OF FLC-like: MAVSSRGKSELWGQERRTAERKASVVYYLSRDGQLEHPHFLEVPLSSTEGLYLRDVINRLCVLRGKEMAAMYSWSSRRRYKNGFVWFDLCEEDFVYPIHDQEYILKGSELFHLGNSSPTSEKPPEISNFVRDVSDIPVSRRKMTSWDSFDLNESTAYKSEPTGVTAVKFSDASTQTDGLRHGRRAPIGEDRQAETANPEPTELGTDEISPPPSPSSPETLVAVIKADGRIVAIRPEDRSHRTVGACPKGRARASAVLMHLISCGSISVKEQGISLVSQYRGRLPMEAVSGRMGLEDKKYFSGSLIETRGLGNGGVGEFTGLKRSASCNAARTLRMELSKEIEDDHAKCMPRKPKRGKERNLPITRGIHQSRRING, encoded by the exons ATGGCGGTCTCTTCGAGGGGAAAGAGCGAGCTTTGGGGTCAAGAGAGAAGGACGGCCGAGAGGAAAGCCTCGGTGGTCTACTACCTCTCGAGAGACGGCCAATTGGAGCACCCTCACTTTCTGGAAGTCCCGCTCTCCTCCACCGAAGGGCTTTATCTCAGAG ATGTCATCAATCGTCTCTGCGTTCTCAGAGGGAAAGAGATGGCTGCCATGTACTCGTGGTCTTCCAGAAG GAGATATAAGAACGGATTTGTGTGGTTCGATCTCTGCGAAGAGGACTTCGTCTACCCAATTCACGACCAAGAATACATTCTCAAAGGATCGGAGCTCTTCCACCTCGGTAACTCTTCTCCTACATCCGAGAAGCCTCCCGAAATCTCTAATTTCGTCCGAGACGTTTCCGATATTCCCGTCTCGAGAAGAAAGATGACGTCTTGGGACTCTTTCGATCTCAACGAGTCCACGGCCTACAAAAGCGAACCGACGGGTGTCACCGCCGTCAAATTCTCCGACGCCTCGACCCAGACCGACGGCCTGCGGCACGGGCGACGAGCTCCCATCGGAGAAGACAGGCAAGCGGAGACCGCGAATCCCGAACCGACGGAGCTCGGGACGGACGAGATCTCGCCTCCGCCGTCCCCCTCGAGCCCGGAGACGCTGGTGGCGGTGATCAAAGCCGACGGCCGGATCGTCGCGATACGCCCGGAGGATAGGAGTCATCGGACGGTGGGCGCCTGCCCGAAAGGGAGGGCGAGGGCGTCGGCGGTCCTGATGCATCTGATCTCGTGCGGCTCGATCTCGGTGAAGGAGCAGGGGATCTCGCTGGTGTCCCAGTACAGGGGAAGACTGCCGATGGAGGCCGTGTCAGGGCGCATGGGATTGGAGGACAAGAAGTATTTTAGTGGGAGTTTGATTGAAACGAGGGGGTTGGGAAATGGTGGCGTTGGAGAATTCACCGGCTTGAAGCGGTCGGCTTCCTGTAATGCTGCCAG GACCTTAAGAATGGAATTAAGCAAGGAAATCGAGGATGACCATGCCAAATGCATGCCCAGAAAGCccaagagagggaaagaaaggaACCTGCCCATCACACGCGGCATACACCAGAGCAGAAGGATAAATGGTTGA
- the LOC103705940 gene encoding myb-related protein MYBAS2 isoform X2 — MTHQEERLILELHSRWGNRWSRIARKLPGRTDNEIKNYWRTHMRKKAQERKRNALSPSSSSSSLTYNSPSRSEPPAEEAGLEQHELNSASGCCCVTTGFVVEEEGAKGWYSMDQIWNEIATSEAVSGLSFEGCKNEVCDTSWPPMPSPMWEYSPESLWKIDEEEFKMFPSVHDLLVPNYHHS; from the exons ATGACGCATCAGGAAGAGCGCCTCATCCTCGAGCTCCATTCGCGCTGGGGAAATAG GTGGTCTCGCATAGCTCGAAAGCTCCCGGGGCGCACCGATAATGAGATCAAGAACTACTGGAGGACTCATATGAGGAAGAAGGCCCAAGAGCGAAAGAGAAACGCTCTCTCTCCGTCATCATCTTCGTCATCTCTGACCTATAATTCGCCCTCTCGAAGCGAACCCCCAGCGGAGGAGGCTGGGTTGGAACAGCACGAGCTTAATAGCGCCAGTGGTTGCTGCTGCGTAACTACAGGGTTTGTGGTGGAGGAGGAAGGTGCGAAGGGGTGGTACTCCATGGATCAGATTTGGAATGAGATTGCAACCTCTGAAGCAGTCAGCGGGCTGAGCTTTGAGGGATGTAAGAATGAAGTCTGCGATACTTCCTGGCCTCCGATGCCCTCCCCTATGTGGGAATATAGCCCTGAATCACTCTGGAAGATAGATGAGGAAGAGTTCAAGATGTTTCCTTCTGTTCATGACCTATTGGTCCCTAACTACCATCACAGTTGA
- the LOC103705941 gene encoding protein ALP1-like isoform X1 encodes MGPIRGFRKRKRAEKKAERCAAAASMASGQGTGDWWDDFSRRITGPLSLSKEPKRFESVFKISRKTFNYISSLVREDLMAKTTNFTFTDGKILSVDDQVAVALRRLGSGESLLNIGTSFGMNHSTVSQVTWRFVESMEERGLHHLRWPNSEEMEVIKSRFEKVRGLPNCCGAIDTTHIMMCLPSVDSSNKVWIDYEKNYSMVLQAIVDPEMRFRDIVTGWPGSMNELLVLYSSGFYKLCEKGARLNGKKMELSEGSEVSEYIIGDAGFPLHPWLLTPYQGKDLSDSKIEFNKRHSATRMVAQRALARLKDMWKIVQGEMWRPDKHRLPRIILVCCLLHNIVIDLEDEVTDEMPLSHHHDTRYKQRYCDAGDKFGVELRDKLTQYLSGRLPT; translated from the exons ATGGGGCCCATTAGAGGGTtccggaagaggaagagggccGAGAAGAAGGCCGAGAGGTGCGCCGCCGCTGCGTCGATGGCGTCGGGACAGGGAACTGGTGATTGGTGGGATGACTTCTCGAGAAGGATTACAG GACCCTTATCTTTATCAAAAGAACCAAAAAGATTTGAGTCTGTCTTCAAGATCTCAAGGAAGACCTTCAACTACATATCCTCATTGGTGAGGGAGGACTTGATGGCAAAGACAACTAACTTCACATTCACAGATGGAAAGATCCTGTCTGTGGATGATCAAGTAGCTGTTGCTCTAAGAAGGTTGGGTTCTGGTGAGTCGCTACTGAATATAGGAACAtcctttgggatgaaccatTCGACTGTCTCTCAAGTGACCTGGCGATTTGTGGAGTCTATGGAAGAGAGAGGACTTCACCACCTCCGATGGCCCAATTCTGAAGAGATGGAAGTTATAAAGTCCAGGTTTGAGAAAGTCCGGGGTCTGCCTAACTGCTGTGGTGCCATTGACACCACCCACATCATGATGTGCCTGCCTTCTGTGGACTCCTCcaacaaagtgtggattgatTATGAGAAGAATTACAGCATGGTCCTGCAGGCCATTGTGGACCCTGAGATGAGGTTCCGGGACATTGTCACTGGCTGGCCCGGTAGCATGAATGAGTTACTCGTGCTTTACAGCTCAGGATTCTACAAATTGTGTGAAAAAGGCGCAAGGCTGAATGGAAAAAAGATGGAGCTTTCAGAAGGTTCAGAGGTGAGTGAGTATATAATTGGAGATGCCGGCTTCCCCCTCCATCCCTGGCTTCTTACTCCTTACCAAGGGAAGGACCTTTCAGATTCCAAAATTGAGTTCAACAAGCGACACTCTGCAACCAGAATGGTGGCACAGAGGGCATTGGCAAGACTGAAGGATATGTGGAAGATTGTTCAGGGGGAAATGTGGCGACCTGATAAGCATAGACTGCCAAGAATTATTCTCGTTTGTTGCTTGCTTCACAACATAGTCATAGACTTGGAAGATGAAGTGACGGATGAGATGCCGTTGTCTCACCACCATGACACCCGTTACAAGCAGCGATATTGTGATGCGGGGGACaagtttggagttgaactgagGGATAAGTTAACTCAATACTTGTCTGGTAGATTGCCGACCTGA